A single genomic interval of Picosynechococcus sp. PCC 7003 harbors:
- a CDS encoding helix-turn-helix domain-containing protein has translation MGRRTKYKVCLSAEQRERLWAIARNGYQPAKKMLHARILLMADRAHPDGNWQDQQIAQALSVHANTVARVRKLFVTDGEAQALGRKPRAHPPIKPKLSDAKITKLLTLYHGGPPPGHDYWSLSLLVRELKAQKIVKHICRETVRKILKEQGILLSRRKRV, from the coding sequence ATGGGCAGGCGGACTAAATACAAGGTGTGTTTGAGCGCTGAACAACGGGAAAGATTATGGGCGATCGCCCGTAACGGTTACCAGCCAGCCAAGAAAATGCTCCATGCCCGTATTCTACTGATGGCCGACCGCGCCCACCCCGACGGCAACTGGCAAGACCAACAAATCGCCCAAGCCCTGAGCGTTCATGCCAACACCGTCGCCCGTGTCCGAAAACTGTTTGTCACCGACGGTGAAGCCCAAGCCCTCGGTCGCAAGCCGAGGGCGCACCCGCCGATCAAACCCAAACTCAGCGACGCTAAAATCACCAAACTCCTCACCCTTTATCACGGTGGGCCACCCCCCGGCCATGACTATTGGTCCCTTAGTCTCCTGGTGCGAGAACTCAAAGCCCAAAAAATTGTCAAGCACATTTGCCGCGAAACGGTGCGTAAAATTCTCAAAGAACAGGGGATCCTACTCAGTCGTCGCAAGCGGGTCTAA
- the katG gene encoding catalase/peroxidase HPI has product MHDNITNTGGKCPVMHGAMTTTSMANMDWWPKALNLDILHQHDRKTNPMGADFNYRDAVKTLDVAALKQDLHALMTDSQDWWPADWGHYGGLMIRMTWHAAGTYRIADGRGGAGTGNQRFAPINSWPDNTNLDKARRLLWPIKKKYGNKLSWADLIAYAGTIAYESMGLNTFGFAFGREDIWHPEKDIYWGSEKEWLAPSESPHSRYSGERDLENPLAAVMMGLIYVNPEGVDGNPDPLKTAHDIRITFARMAMNDEETVALTAGGHTVGKCHGNGDATLLGPEPEAADLDDQGLGWLNKTQRGIGRNTVTSGIEGAWTTYPTQWDNGYFRLLLNYDWELKKSPAGAWQWEPINIKEEDKPVDVEDPSIRLSPIMTDADMAMKMDPDYRQISERFYQDPAYFAETFAQTWFKLTHRDMGPKSRYIGPDVPQEDLLWQDPIPAGKTDYDLQAVKDKIAASSLSISEMVCTAWDSARTFRGSDKRGGANGARIRLAPQKDWAGNEPARLAKVLPVLEAIAAESGASVADVIVLAGNVGIEQAAKAAGVEITVPFAPGRGDATAEMTDVEGFAVLEPLHDGYRNWLPKDYVVSPEELMLDRTQLLGLTAPEMTVLVGGMRVLGTNYGGTKHGVLTDREGALTNDFFVNLTDMKYTWKPAGKNLYEIGDRHTGEVKWTATRVDLVFGCNSILRAYAEVYAQDDNNEKFVQDFVAAWTKVMNADRFDLAYSHSKS; this is encoded by the coding sequence ATGCACGACAACATCACGAACACCGGGGGCAAATGCCCAGTAATGCACGGTGCAATGACCACGACCAGCATGGCAAACATGGACTGGTGGCCAAAAGCCCTTAATCTCGACATTCTGCACCAGCACGACCGTAAAACCAACCCGATGGGCGCAGACTTCAACTATCGAGACGCCGTCAAAACCCTCGATGTTGCCGCCCTCAAGCAAGATCTCCATGCACTGATGACCGATAGCCAAGACTGGTGGCCCGCAGACTGGGGACATTACGGTGGGTTGATGATTCGGATGACTTGGCACGCCGCCGGCACCTATCGGATCGCCGATGGTCGGGGTGGTGCCGGGACGGGCAATCAACGTTTCGCCCCGATAAATTCTTGGCCCGACAACACCAACCTAGATAAAGCCCGTCGCCTACTCTGGCCCATCAAAAAGAAATATGGCAATAAGCTCAGTTGGGCCGATTTAATTGCCTATGCTGGCACCATTGCCTATGAGTCCATGGGGCTAAACACCTTTGGCTTTGCCTTTGGTCGCGAGGATATTTGGCATCCCGAAAAAGATATTTATTGGGGCTCAGAAAAAGAATGGCTGGCTCCCAGTGAGAGCCCCCACAGTCGGTATTCTGGCGAGCGGGATTTAGAAAATCCATTGGCCGCGGTGATGATGGGATTAATCTATGTCAATCCCGAAGGGGTAGACGGTAATCCTGACCCCCTCAAAACCGCCCATGATATCCGGATCACTTTTGCCCGGATGGCGATGAACGACGAAGAAACCGTCGCCCTCACTGCCGGTGGCCATACCGTGGGTAAGTGCCATGGGAATGGGGATGCGACATTGCTTGGCCCGGAACCGGAGGCGGCGGATCTCGATGATCAGGGTTTAGGTTGGCTCAACAAAACCCAACGCGGCATTGGGCGGAACACGGTCACTAGCGGCATTGAAGGGGCCTGGACGACCTACCCCACCCAATGGGACAACGGTTATTTTCGACTACTGCTCAACTACGATTGGGAACTGAAGAAAAGCCCAGCGGGGGCTTGGCAATGGGAACCGATCAATATCAAAGAAGAAGACAAGCCCGTTGATGTTGAAGACCCATCGATCCGCCTCAGCCCGATTATGACCGACGCTGACATGGCGATGAAAATGGATCCGGACTATCGGCAAATATCCGAGCGGTTTTACCAAGATCCGGCTTATTTTGCCGAAACCTTTGCCCAGACCTGGTTCAAACTCACGCACCGGGATATGGGGCCGAAGTCCCGTTACATTGGCCCAGATGTGCCCCAGGAAGACTTGTTGTGGCAAGATCCGATTCCAGCGGGAAAGACGGACTACGATCTGCAAGCGGTCAAGGACAAAATTGCGGCCAGTAGCCTAAGCATTAGCGAAATGGTCTGTACGGCCTGGGACAGTGCAAGAACGTTTCGGGGTTCAGACAAACGTGGTGGGGCAAACGGGGCGAGAATTCGCTTGGCTCCCCAAAAGGATTGGGCAGGGAATGAACCAGCACGTCTAGCTAAGGTGTTGCCAGTACTAGAGGCGATCGCCGCCGAGAGTGGGGCCAGTGTCGCAGATGTGATTGTCCTGGCAGGTAACGTTGGCATTGAGCAAGCGGCCAAGGCGGCTGGGGTTGAGATTACGGTGCCCTTTGCTCCAGGTCGCGGAGATGCTACGGCGGAAATGACCGATGTCGAAGGATTCGCGGTGTTAGAACCCCTCCACGACGGCTACCGAAACTGGCTCCCAAAAGACTATGTGGTTAGCCCTGAAGAGTTAATGCTCGACCGCACCCAATTACTGGGTCTAACTGCCCCTGAGATGACTGTTTTGGTCGGCGGGATGCGGGTATTAGGCACCAATTATGGTGGCACCAAGCATGGCGTGCTCACAGACCGCGAGGGCGCCTTGACCAATGATTTCTTCGTCAACTTGACGGATATGAAATACACCTGGAAGCCAGCCGGTAAAAACCTTTATGAAATTGGCGATCGCCACACCGGTGAAGTCAAATGGACAGCTACGCGGGTTGATCTTGTTTTTGGCTGTAACTCCATCCTGCGGGCCTATGCCGAAGTCTACGCCCAAGACGATAACAACGAAAAATTTGTCCAGGATTTTGTCGCGGCTTGGACAAAAGTGATGAACGCAGATCGCTTTGATTTGGCTTATAGTCATTCCAAATCGTAA
- a CDS encoding universal stress protein, translated as MQRILLCTDGSNFAQSNYQYAAWFGDRLGATIDVLHVTDARSRAAADARNFSGSIGLGTSENLLQRLVALEHEKAKLDHERAKLILQDAQETLTTAGQAPEKLLHEVGYFIDCLQHLEQNTDLIILGKRGESENIAPDHLGANLERLIRSSHKPCLVTTREFHPIERILVAYDDSPSCRKLLDFLGECAALRALEIHVLTVTKKPGDATTNPCLAQAKQQLSAAGIEAHYHLAPGNSETAIAQFCDQAKINLLMIGAYGHSRIRYFVIGSTTVQILRSSRIPVFVYR; from the coding sequence ATGCAACGAATTTTGTTATGTACCGACGGCTCTAACTTTGCCCAGAGTAATTATCAATATGCCGCTTGGTTTGGCGATCGCCTGGGGGCCACCATCGATGTACTCCATGTCACCGATGCCCGCAGTCGGGCCGCTGCCGATGCCCGTAATTTTAGTGGCAGCATTGGTCTGGGGACCTCAGAAAATCTCCTTCAACGTTTGGTCGCCCTCGAACACGAAAAAGCCAAGCTTGACCATGAACGGGCAAAATTGATTCTCCAAGACGCCCAAGAAACCCTCACCACTGCTGGCCAAGCTCCCGAAAAGCTCCTCCATGAGGTGGGCTATTTTATCGATTGTCTCCAACACCTAGAACAAAATACCGATCTGATTATCTTGGGTAAACGGGGAGAATCAGAAAATATCGCCCCCGATCACCTCGGTGCTAATTTGGAACGCCTGATCCGGTCGAGCCATAAACCCTGCTTAGTCACCACCCGGGAGTTTCACCCCATCGAGCGTATTCTCGTCGCCTACGATGACAGTCCCAGTTGCCGCAAGCTCCTCGATTTTTTAGGTGAATGCGCCGCCCTTAGAGCCTTAGAAATCCATGTGCTGACCGTTACGAAAAAACCCGGTGATGCCACTACTAACCCCTGCCTTGCCCAAGCTAAGCAACAATTGAGCGCCGCTGGCATTGAAGCCCATTATCACCTTGCCCCAGGCAACTCTGAAACGGCGATCGCCCAGTTTTGTGACCAAGCCAAAATTAACCTGTTAATGATTGGTGCCTACGGCCATAGTCGCATTCGCTACTTTGTCATTGGCAGCACCACCGTCCAAATCCTCCGCAGCAGTCGCATCCCTGTCTTCGTTTATCGCTAA
- the ispE gene encoding 4-(cytidine 5'-diphospho)-2-C-methyl-D-erythritol kinase, with the protein MSAYLLTAPAKINLYLEILGDRPDGFHELVMVMQTIGLYDRIEVRQNRSGDINLYCQHPEVPLTASNIAYRAAQLMMTRFADIYARVGGGVDITIEKNIPVAAGLAGGSTDGAAVLVGLNLLWNLGLTQPELQELAAELGSDVPFCIGGGTAIATGRGEILDPLPDLDGIPIVLAKYSNIAVSTPWAYQTYRAQFGEHYLQDAASWDARMKQIHSGGLIKAIQQKNIQAIARELYNDLEKVVLPEFPQVQQLRDCFAKHGAIGTMMSGSGPSVFAICETLEQAQTLKTQVAQELNDPALDLWVTQIASPGIQADVR; encoded by the coding sequence ATGTCCGCCTATCTTCTGACCGCCCCCGCAAAAATTAATCTCTACCTCGAAATTTTGGGCGATCGCCCCGACGGGTTCCATGAGTTGGTGATGGTGATGCAGACCATTGGCTTATATGACCGGATTGAGGTGCGACAAAACCGCAGCGGCGACATTAATCTCTATTGCCAACACCCAGAAGTCCCCCTCACCGCCAGCAATATTGCCTACCGGGCCGCCCAGTTAATGATGACGCGCTTTGCGGATATATATGCCAGGGTGGGCGGTGGAGTGGACATTACCATCGAAAAAAATATCCCCGTGGCTGCGGGACTAGCTGGGGGGTCAACGGACGGTGCCGCGGTATTGGTGGGGTTAAATTTGCTCTGGAATTTGGGGTTAACCCAACCGGAATTGCAGGAGTTAGCGGCAGAACTGGGTTCGGATGTGCCTTTTTGTATTGGGGGAGGTACGGCGATCGCCACCGGACGGGGAGAAATTTTAGACCCATTGCCCGATCTTGATGGCATACCAATTGTCTTGGCAAAATACAGCAACATTGCCGTCTCTACCCCCTGGGCTTATCAAACCTATCGCGCCCAATTTGGGGAGCATTACCTCCAAGATGCAGCGAGTTGGGATGCCCGCATGAAACAAATCCATTCCGGCGGTCTGATCAAAGCCATTCAACAAAAAAATATCCAGGCGATCGCCCGTGAGCTGTACAACGATCTCGAAAAAGTCGTTTTACCCGAATTTCCCCAAGTGCAACAATTGCGTGATTGTTTCGCCAAACACGGGGCGATCGGTACGATGATGTCCGGCTCCGGCCCCAGTGTTTTTGCCATCTGCGAAACCCTCGAACAAGCCCAGACCCTTAAAACCCAAGTTGCCCAAGAGTTAAATGATCCAGCCCTCGACCTTTGGGTAACGCAAATCGCCAGTCCCGGCATCCAAGCCGACGTCCGTTAA
- a CDS encoding SulP family inorganic anion transporter has product MNLSVLKREWFANVRADILAGAVVGLALIPEAIAFSIIAGVDPKVGLYASFIIAVMTAFLGGRPGSISAATGAMALLMIDLVKDHGLEYLFATTLLTGVIQLIFGFLKLGRQMKYVPRAVVLGYVNALAVLIFLAQLPQLIGKSPMVYMLTALSLGIIYGLPRLTTVVPSPLVTLAVMTVAAIALNLDVPTVGDMGELPTALPFFRLPQVPLNWETLQIIFPYAITLAIVGLLASFLTASLVDELTDTPSDKNQEAKGQGFANIITAFFGGMAGCGMIGQSVINVQSGGRGRLSTLCAGIFLLIAILGLQDWVQQMPMAALVAIMIMVSIGTFRWSSLKNLSRLPRSESMVMLTTMTVIILTRNFALGVATGIVMSTVFFSNKIAQVVLVDKRVEAGGDRHVYTVRGQIFFVSKEEFFDAFNFEEVVDEVVIDLSAAHLWDQGAVEMLDRIVAKFHRTGAEVELLGLNAESAKLVDKLATYSKKHTAKATPAPVDVS; this is encoded by the coding sequence TTGAATTTAAGCGTTTTAAAACGGGAATGGTTTGCTAATGTGCGGGCCGATATTCTGGCGGGTGCAGTGGTGGGATTGGCTTTGATCCCAGAGGCGATCGCCTTTTCAATCATCGCTGGGGTTGATCCGAAGGTGGGTCTATATGCTTCGTTTATCATCGCGGTGATGACGGCCTTTCTGGGAGGTAGACCCGGTTCCATTTCAGCAGCCACAGGAGCGATGGCCCTGTTGATGATTGATCTGGTGAAAGATCATGGGTTGGAATATTTGTTTGCGACGACCCTCTTGACAGGGGTGATTCAGCTGATCTTTGGGTTTCTCAAACTGGGTCGCCAGATGAAATATGTGCCGCGAGCGGTGGTCTTGGGCTATGTGAATGCTTTGGCGGTGTTGATTTTCTTGGCCCAACTGCCCCAACTGATCGGAAAATCACCAATGGTTTATATGCTCACGGCGTTGTCCCTGGGGATTATCTATGGTTTACCGCGGCTAACAACGGTGGTGCCCTCGCCCCTAGTGACCTTGGCCGTGATGACGGTGGCGGCGATCGCCTTAAATTTAGATGTTCCGACAGTGGGCGATATGGGCGAACTGCCCACGGCCTTGCCTTTCTTCCGTTTGCCCCAGGTGCCCCTGAACTGGGAGACGCTACAGATTATTTTCCCCTACGCAATCACCCTCGCCATTGTTGGCCTCCTGGCCTCATTCTTGACCGCTTCTCTGGTGGATGAGTTGACCGATACCCCCAGTGACAAAAATCAAGAGGCGAAGGGACAGGGCTTTGCCAACATTATTACGGCGTTTTTTGGGGGCATGGCGGGCTGCGGCATGATTGGCCAATCGGTGATCAATGTCCAGTCCGGTGGTCGGGGCCGTTTATCAACCCTATGTGCAGGGATTTTTCTGTTAATTGCGATTTTGGGTCTCCAGGATTGGGTGCAGCAGATGCCGATGGCGGCCTTGGTGGCGATTATGATCATGGTCTCTATCGGGACGTTCCGCTGGTCTTCTCTTAAAAATCTGTCCCGTCTGCCGCGCAGTGAATCCATGGTGATGCTGACGACGATGACAGTGATTATCTTGACCCGCAATTTTGCCCTGGGAGTCGCGACGGGTATTGTGATGAGTACGGTCTTTTTCTCCAATAAAATTGCGCAAGTCGTCTTGGTGGACAAGCGGGTTGAAGCCGGGGGCGATCGCCATGTTTATACCGTCCGGGGGCAAATCTTTTTTGTCTCTAAGGAAGAATTTTTTGACGCCTTTAACTTTGAAGAAGTCGTCGATGAAGTCGTCATTGATCTCAGTGCAGCCCACCTCTGGGATCAAGGGGCTGTGGAAATGCTCGACCGCATTGTGGCAAAGTTTCACCGCACAGGGGCAGAAGTGGAGTTACTGGGTCTCAACGCCGAAAGTGCAAAACTGGTAGATAAGCTGGCCACCTATAGTAAAAAGCACACCGCGAAAGCGACCCCGGCTCCCGTAGACGTTTCTTGA
- the dnaK gene encoding molecular chaperone DnaK: MGKVVGIDLGTTNSCVSVMEGGKPTVIANAEGFRTTPSVVAYAKNGDLLVGQIAKRQAVMNPGNTFYSVKRFIGRKHSEVSNESTEVAYKVERDSTGNVKIDCPAKEKKFAPEEISAQVLRKLIEDASKYLGEPVTQAVITVPAYFNDSQRQATKDAGKIAGVEVLRIINEPTAASLAYGLDKKSNETILVFDLGGGTFDVSILEVGDGVFEVLATSGDTHLGGDDFDKKIVDFLAEEFQRAEGIDLRKDKQALQRLTEAAEKAKIELSNVTQADINLPFITATQDGPKHLDMSLTRAKFEELCADLIDRCRIPVENAIRDAKLDKSAIDEIVLVGGSTRIPAVQDVVERVLGKKPNQTVNPDEVVAVGAAIQGGVLAGEVKDILLLDVTPLSLGVETLGGVMTKIIPRNTTIPTKKSEVFSTAVDGQTNVEIHVLQGEREMSKDNKSLGTFRLDGIPPAPRGVPQIEVTFDIDANGILNVTAKDKGTGKEQSISITGASTLPDDEVERMVSEAEANAAADKERREKIDRKNQADSLVYQAEKQLEELGDKVPADDKSKADQMIKDLKEAVTQENDEKISTLMPELQQLLYTIGSNIYQQAGGDPSAAGFDPNAATGGAAPGGNTGNDGGDDVIDAEFSETK, translated from the coding sequence ATGGGAAAAGTCGTCGGTATTGACCTCGGAACCACCAACTCTTGCGTATCCGTTATGGAAGGCGGTAAGCCGACTGTAATCGCCAACGCAGAAGGATTTAGAACTACTCCCTCCGTCGTGGCCTATGCCAAAAACGGAGACCTGCTCGTAGGGCAAATCGCCAAGCGTCAAGCCGTGATGAACCCTGGCAACACCTTCTATTCCGTAAAGCGCTTCATCGGCCGCAAGCACAGTGAAGTAAGCAACGAGTCTACTGAAGTTGCCTACAAAGTAGAACGCGACAGCACCGGCAACGTGAAAATCGATTGCCCTGCCAAAGAGAAAAAATTCGCCCCCGAAGAAATCTCTGCCCAAGTACTCCGCAAGCTGATCGAAGACGCCAGTAAGTACCTTGGCGAGCCGGTTACCCAGGCTGTCATCACTGTGCCTGCGTACTTTAACGACTCCCAACGTCAAGCCACTAAAGACGCCGGGAAAATTGCCGGGGTAGAAGTGTTACGGATTATCAACGAGCCCACCGCGGCCTCCCTCGCTTACGGTCTTGACAAGAAGAGTAACGAAACAATCCTCGTTTTTGACCTCGGTGGTGGAACCTTCGACGTATCTATCCTAGAAGTCGGTGACGGTGTCTTTGAAGTACTCGCCACTTCTGGTGATACACACCTGGGTGGAGATGACTTCGACAAAAAGATCGTTGATTTCTTGGCCGAAGAATTCCAACGCGCCGAAGGCATTGATCTCCGCAAAGATAAGCAAGCCCTTCAACGTCTGACAGAAGCCGCTGAAAAAGCAAAGATTGAGCTCTCTAACGTCACCCAAGCGGATATCAACCTCCCCTTTATCACTGCTACCCAAGACGGCCCGAAACACCTCGACATGAGCTTGACCCGGGCAAAATTTGAAGAGCTGTGTGCCGACTTGATCGACCGCTGTCGCATCCCCGTCGAAAACGCGATTCGGGATGCCAAGCTCGACAAATCCGCCATTGATGAAATCGTTCTTGTGGGGGGGTCTACCCGGATTCCCGCCGTACAAGATGTCGTTGAGCGTGTACTGGGTAAAAAGCCTAACCAAACCGTGAACCCCGATGAAGTTGTGGCCGTTGGTGCGGCTATTCAAGGTGGTGTTCTTGCCGGTGAAGTAAAAGACATTCTGCTCCTTGACGTTACGCCCCTATCTTTGGGCGTAGAAACCCTTGGTGGTGTGATGACCAAGATTATCCCCAGAAACACCACGATTCCGACCAAAAAATCAGAGGTCTTCTCCACCGCCGTTGATGGTCAAACCAACGTTGAAATTCACGTTCTGCAGGGTGAACGGGAAATGTCTAAGGACAACAAGAGTCTGGGCACGTTCCGCCTTGATGGCATTCCGCCGGCTCCCCGTGGTGTACCCCAAATCGAAGTCACTTTTGACATTGATGCCAACGGTATTCTGAACGTCACGGCGAAGGACAAGGGCACTGGTAAAGAACAATCCATCAGTATCACTGGCGCATCGACCTTACCGGACGACGAAGTAGAACGGATGGTAAGCGAAGCTGAGGCCAATGCCGCTGCAGATAAGGAGCGCCGCGAAAAAATTGACCGCAAGAATCAGGCAGATTCCCTCGTTTACCAAGCTGAAAAGCAACTCGAAGAGCTCGGTGATAAAGTTCCTGCCGATGACAAGAGCAAAGCTGACCAAATGATCAAAGATCTCAAGGAAGCTGTGACCCAGGAAAATGATGAGAAAATCTCGACATTGATGCCGGAACTGCAACAACTGCTTTACACCATTGGCAGCAACATCTACCAACAGGCTGGTGGCGATCCTTCTGCCGCAGGGTTTGACCCCAATGCTGCAACCGGTGGCGCTGCACCAGGTGGCAACACTGGCAACGATGGTGGTGACGATGTCATTGACGCAGAGTTTTCTGAAACCAAGTAA
- the lepA gene encoding translation elongation factor 4 — protein sequence MTDVPVSRIRNFSIIAHIDHGKSTLADRMLQDTQTVAQRDMKEQFLDNMELERERGITIKLQAARMRYVAKDGEEYILNLIDTPGHVDFSYEVSRSLAACEGALLVVDASQGVEAQTLANVYLALDNNLEIIPVLNKIDLPGAEPDRVTEEIEEVVGLDCTDIIKASAKQGLGINDILESIVQQVPPPADTIDQPLRALIFDSYYDPYRGVIVYFRVMDGEVKKGDKVRLMASKKEYEIDELGVLAPNQVQVDALHAGEVGYFAAAIKSVEDARVGDTITSAVHPAPSPLPGYTEAKPMVFCGLFPTDADQYADLRDALDKLKLNDAALSFEPETSSAMGFGFRCGFLGLLHLEIVQERLEREYNLDLITTAPSVVYRVTTTDGEVMEIDNPSQLPDPQKREKIEEPYIQVDVITPEEFVGTIMDLCQTRRGIFKDMKYFTESRTNIIYELPLAEVVTDFFDQLKSRTRGYASMEYQLIGYRVGQLVRLDILVNKDSVDSLAMIVHRDKAYNVGRAMAEKLKELIPRHQFKIPIQAAIGSKIIASEHIPALRKDVLAKCYGGDISRKKKLLQKQAKGKKRMKSIGTVDVPQEAFMAVLKLDQ from the coding sequence ATGACTGACGTTCCTGTCTCTCGTATTCGTAATTTTTCGATCATTGCCCACATCGACCACGGAAAATCGACCCTGGCAGACCGGATGCTCCAGGACACCCAAACAGTGGCGCAACGGGATATGAAAGAACAGTTCCTCGACAATATGGAACTGGAGCGGGAACGGGGGATCACCATCAAACTCCAAGCCGCGCGGATGCGTTATGTAGCAAAGGATGGCGAAGAATATATCCTCAACCTCATCGATACCCCAGGCCACGTCGATTTTTCCTACGAGGTATCGCGCTCCTTGGCCGCCTGTGAAGGAGCATTACTAGTCGTAGACGCTTCCCAGGGCGTCGAAGCCCAGACCCTTGCCAACGTTTACCTCGCCCTGGACAACAACCTAGAAATTATTCCTGTTTTAAACAAAATTGATCTGCCCGGTGCTGAACCTGATCGAGTTACCGAGGAAATTGAAGAAGTGGTCGGCTTAGATTGCACTGACATTATCAAAGCCTCCGCCAAACAGGGCCTCGGCATCAACGATATTTTAGAGTCCATCGTCCAACAGGTGCCCCCCCCGGCCGACACCATCGATCAACCGTTGCGGGCACTCATTTTTGACAGTTACTACGACCCCTATCGAGGCGTGATCGTCTATTTCCGAGTGATGGATGGCGAAGTTAAAAAAGGCGACAAAGTGCGCCTGATGGCCTCCAAAAAAGAATATGAAATTGACGAACTTGGCGTCCTCGCACCGAATCAAGTGCAAGTAGATGCACTCCACGCCGGAGAAGTGGGTTACTTTGCGGCGGCAATCAAATCCGTTGAAGATGCACGGGTCGGTGATACGATCACCTCTGCTGTCCACCCTGCACCTTCGCCGTTACCGGGCTATACCGAAGCGAAACCGATGGTTTTCTGCGGCCTCTTCCCCACCGATGCCGACCAATATGCGGATCTGCGAGATGCCCTGGATAAATTGAAACTAAATGATGCGGCCCTCTCCTTTGAGCCGGAAACCTCTAGTGCCATGGGGTTTGGTTTCCGGTGCGGCTTCCTGGGCCTCCTCCACCTAGAAATTGTCCAAGAACGTTTGGAGCGAGAATATAACCTGGATTTGATTACAACGGCGCCTTCGGTGGTTTATCGAGTTACCACGACAGATGGAGAAGTGATGGAAATTGATAACCCCAGTCAATTACCGGATCCCCAAAAACGCGAAAAAATCGAAGAGCCTTACATTCAAGTGGATGTAATCACCCCCGAAGAATTTGTGGGCACCATTATGGATCTGTGCCAAACGCGACGGGGCATTTTCAAGGACATGAAGTATTTCACCGAAAGTCGCACAAATATCATCTATGAACTTCCCCTGGCGGAGGTAGTGACAGACTTTTTTGATCAGTTAAAGTCCCGTACTAGAGGTTATGCCAGCATGGAGTATCAGCTCATTGGTTACCGGGTTGGGCAGTTGGTGCGCCTGGATATTTTGGTAAATAAAGATTCAGTGGATTCCCTCGCGATGATTGTCCATCGGGACAAGGCTTACAACGTGGGACGGGCGATGGCTGAAAAGCTCAAAGAATTAATCCCCCGTCACCAGTTTAAGATTCCGATTCAGGCGGCGATCGGTTCTAAAATCATTGCCAGTGAGCATATTCCGGCCCTACGCAAGGATGTTTTAGCGAAGTGCTACGGCGGTGATATTTCCCGAAAGAAAAAGCTACTCCAGAAACAGGCTAAGGGTAAGAAACGAATGAAGTCGATTGGTACGGTTGATGTGCCCCAAGAGGCGTTCATGGCAGTGCTCAAGTTAGATCAGTAA
- a CDS encoding DUF2214 family protein has product MLTSALVAYLHYLGLMLSFVALCLEALFFKKDISLKEAKLVGIADGVYGLAASTILITGILRVLYFGKGSAYYLNNTLFWVKIAIFIVVSLLSLYPTITFILWWIKDLAKEQAPTISPIQQTLITWLIRAELLGFCLIPLTAALMARMSI; this is encoded by the coding sequence ATGTTAACCAGTGCCCTTGTCGCCTATCTCCATTACCTCGGCTTAATGCTAAGTTTCGTCGCCTTATGCCTGGAAGCTCTATTTTTCAAAAAAGATATTTCCCTCAAAGAAGCGAAATTGGTTGGTATCGCCGATGGAGTCTATGGCCTAGCCGCCAGCACAATTCTGATTACTGGCATTCTCCGCGTTCTCTACTTCGGCAAAGGTTCGGCCTACTACCTCAACAACACCCTCTTTTGGGTCAAGATTGCCATTTTTATCGTGGTGAGCCTTCTCTCTCTCTACCCCACAATCACTTTTATTTTGTGGTGGATTAAAGACCTTGCTAAGGAACAAGCGCCCACCATTTCTCCAATCCAACAGACTCTGATTACTTGGTTGATTCGCGCCGAATTACTGGGCTTCTGTCTGATTCCCCTCACCGCCGCTCTCATGGCCCGAATGAGTATTTGA